In Scophthalmus maximus strain ysfricsl-2021 chromosome 21, ASM2237912v1, whole genome shotgun sequence, one genomic interval encodes:
- the mynn gene encoding myoneurin yields MTHVTGHGKLLLQRLHQQREMDFLCDITIMVRDVEFRAHRNILAAFSKYFSSQAEKGQEVTTLDPDKVSRYALEKLLEFVYTGQMNLSSTRQAAVRRAAVFLGMSDAIKYLEEILHWSEPSETSQSEVDKEAGLSPSSPASAGSPRSPVPLFIVAAAAGGEWQEPGKDGKEPGEDGKEPGEEEEEEEEDPKGADVEEGEKSDEEYKPTTPKSAGRGQGRKRGRPKSLSVEQKEASGSADTPPKTQSYRGRGRGRGRGRGRGRGRGRGRGRGGSRSEDLSVEDSDTSVKDFGDTSADWSPSQEDDSPAKKPRLSSGGEGRRGRGRGRGRGRGRGRGRRRAAQDEEEEEGEESGSLGADDDDDNDDNIDEEEEGEVGEQDPSEMDEMSLSCTECNKLFKDVSSLRRHEKIHKGLKPFVCIFCSKTFRQATQLKTHLRIHTGEKPFSCSDCDKCFAQKCQLVAHRRMHHGEEKPYTCERCGFKFATSSNYKIHIRLHSGEKPYVCDICGQAFAQSSTLTYHKRRHTGEKPYQCDLCGMSFSVSSSLIAHARKHTGETPYKCPTPKCDARFVTSSELKKHIRRLHPEGNSGVQCLLCGNRFASVKNMIKHQEKAHADEVRQHKERARAVVLLASSHPVAFVQSKLSHENKELASIPEGEPPNPEPATPEPKAAAPSADNDDASAAESGDCGDGDIIQSLKSEPAHPSVAGADQVTFDQEQTINSDTLHALVEQLRPPPSPAQSLEQIVIIRTVDTPDDNNAAPQE; encoded by the exons atGACTCATGTGACCGGCCACGGGAAGCTGCTCCTGCAGCGTCTCCATCAGCAGCGGGAGATGGACTTTCTGTGCGACATCACCATCATGGTGAGAGACGTGGAGTTCAGAGCCCACCGCAACATCCTGGCCGCGTTCAGCAAGTACTTCTCCTCCCAGGCCGAGAAGGGTCAAGAGGTCACGACCTTGGACCCGGACAAGGTCAGCCGCTACGCTCTGGAGAAACTGCTGGAGTTTGTCTACACTGGGCAGATGAACCTCAGCAG CACCAGACAGGCGGCCGTGCGTCGAGCAGCGGTGTTCCTGGGAATGTCGGACGCCATAAAGTATCTGGAGGAGATCCTCCACTGGTCCGAGCCGAGCGAGACGTCCCAGTCGGAGGTAGATAAAGAAGCCGGCCTCTCTCCGTCCAGTCCGGCCTCCGCCGGCAGCCCCAGATCCCCGGTTCCCCTGTTCAtcgtcgctgctgctgcaggaggagagtggCAGGAGCCGGGGAAGGACGGCAAAGAGCCGGGGGAGGACGGCAAAGAgccgggggaggaggaagaggaggaggaggaggatcctAAAGGTGCAGAtgtggaagagggagagaaaagtgaCGAAGAGTACAAGCCCACAACACCCAAAAGCGCTGGACGTGGACAGGGCAGGAAGAGGGGACGGCCGAAGAGTTTGAGCGTGGAGCAGAAGGAGGCCAGCGGCTCGGCCGACACCCCGCCCAAAACCCAGAGCTACCGGGGGCGGGGCAGGGGGCGAGGCAGAGGGCGGGGccggggcagaggaagaggaagaggaagaggaagaggcggtTCCAGGAGTGAAGATCTGTCCGTGGAAGATTCGGACACAAGCGTGAAGGACTTCGGGGACACGTCGGCGGACTGGAGCCCCTCCCAGGAGGACGACTCTCCGGCCAAGAAACCTCGACTCAGCAGCGGTGGCGAGGGACGGAGAGGACGCggcagggggaggggcagagggCGGGGCAGGGGCCGGGGTAGGAGGAGGGCCGcgcaggacgaggaggaggaggagggagaggagagcggaTCGCTGGGGgccgatgacgacgacgacaacgatGACAACatagacgaggaggaggaaggcgagGTCGGGGAACAGGATCCATCAGAGATGGACGAGATGTCGCTGTCGTGCACCGAGTGCAACAAGCTGTTCAAAGACGTGAGCAGCCTGCGGCGCCACGAGAAGATCCACAAGGGCCTGAAGCCGTTCGTCTGCATCTTCTGCTCTAAAACCTTCAGACAGGCCACGCAGCTGAAAACTCACCTGCGCATCCACACAG GCGAGAAGCCGTTCAGCTGCTCCGACTGCGACAAGTGCTTTGCCCAGAAGTGTCAGCTGGTCGCCCACCGCCGCATGCACCACGGCGAGGAGAAGCCGTACACCTGCGAGCGCTGCGGCTTCAAGTTCGCCACGTCGTCCAACTACAAGATTCACATCAG ACTGCACAGCGGGGAGAAACCGTACGTGTGCGACATCTGCGGCCAGGCGTTCGCTCAGTCCAGCACGCTGACCTATCACAAGCGGCGACACACCGGAGAGAAGCCGTACCAGTGCGACCTGTGCGGCATGTCCTTCTCCGTGTCGTCCTCGCTCATCGCACACGCCAGGAAACACACGG GCGAGACGCCGTACAAGTGTCCGACACCAAAATGTGACGCCCGCTTCGTCACGTCGTCTGAGCTGAAGAAACACATCCGCCGACTTCACCCAG aggggaACAGCGGCGTGCAGTGTCTGCTGTGTGGAAACCGATTCGCCAGCGTGAAGAACATGATCAAGCACCAGGAGAAAGCTCACGCCGACGAAGTGCGGCAGCACAAGGAGCGAGCCCGAGCTG TCGTCCTCCTGGCCTCCAGTCACCCCGTGGCCTTCGTCCAGAGCAAACTCTCCCACGAGAACAAAGAGCTGGCGTCCATCCCCGAGGGCGAGCCGCCCAACCCCGAGCCGGCCACACCCGAGCCCAAAGCCGCCGCTCCGTCCGCGGACAACGACGACGCCTCCGCCGCCGAGTCGGGCGACTGCGGCGACGGCGACATCATCCAGAGCCTCAAGTCGGAGCCCGCTCACCCGTCCGTCGCCGGGGCCGACCAGGTGACCTTCGACCAGGAGCAGACCATCAACTCAGACACGCTGCACGCGCTGGTGGAGCAGCTGCGGCCGCCGCCCTCGCCGGCCCAGAGCCTGGAGCAGATCGTCATCATCAGGACGGTGGACACGCCCGACGACAACAACGCCGCTCCTCAGGAGTGA